TAATCACCTTTCACTAAAGTCATAGCATAAATTGTTGTAGGGTCTGCCTCTAGTCTTTTATCTATATTTAATCGGTTATAGTATACAGAAGCTATTAATTTAGGGTCATCATTAGGTCCCATTTCTTTTTCTACAATAGAAGCCATAGTTAATACTTCATGTACAGTTCTTCCAATTTGTTTTGCTCTTTCTTCTAAATCAGGAAACTCTTTAAAAAGTGAATCTATCATATGTGTAACCAATACTTCTGCAGAATTGCCTTTTACTATATAATATGTAGAAGGGAATATATATCCTTCCACGCTATCAGAAGGAATATTATATTTTTCTAATATTTTTTTATCATGACATGCTTTTAAAAACTCTTCTTTTGTTGTGAATCCTTGGTTGTCTAAATAGTTGGCTATTTCGTATATGTTTTTTCCTTCTGCAATGGTGAGTCTTACCATAGCTTGTTTGCCGCTATTTAAATGCTTCATTATATCTATCATACTCATATTTTTATCAAGCTCATAATATCCGCTTAAGAGTTTTCTGTCGTATTTGAGATGTTTAGCTAATACAACGAATAGTCTTGAATTTCTAATGAGTCCTTGCTCTTGTAATTTTTTAGATATATTGTAAGCACCTTCGCCTTGTTTAATTTCAAAGTATACTTTTTGAGAGTCTTTTGATATAGGTGAACTTGTATATATTATTAAACTGCCTATTGATATAGTGAATATTACAGCTATAGAAACTATTATAATTAAAGCTCTTTTCATAATTTTGCTTAAACCTTTATATGATTAATTATTAATTATAACCAAATAAATAGAAATTGTCAAAAAAATATATATAATACTATATACAATAATTTTATAAAAAACATTGACAATTTATATATTTTATGTTATATTGCATAACTGTATAATTTCTAACAAAATTCAAAAAATAGGGTAAGTATATGAAATACGAAATTTTAGCTCAAAATGCCCGCTTTTTCACAATATCAGCGGCAATTCTAACCTTAGCTTTTGCATTCTATTTCTATAAATGGATGCGTAAGCAAGATGAAGGTACAGACAAAATGAAAGAAATTGCTTCACATGTTCGCTCTGGTGCTATAGCTTATCTTAAACAACAATATAGAGTTATAGCTTTCTTTTTTGCTGGAGCTTTCATAATTTTTGCTATTCTTTCTTATGCTTTAAAAGTACAAAATCCTTTCATTCCTATAGGTTTCTTAACAGGAGGTTTCTTCTCAACACTTTCTGGTTTCTTAGGCATGAAAACTGCTACTTATGCATCAGCAAGAACTGCTAATGCTGCTAGCAAATCACTAAACCAAGGCTTAACTATAGCTTTCCGTTCTGGTGCTGTTATGGGTCTTACAGTTGTTGGTTTAGCTTTATTTGATATATCTATGTGGTTTATAATACTTAATGCTTGGCTTGATAATAGTTGGTTTAACACTGACTTTTTAGCTTTAGGTAATATTGCTCGTGATTCTTCAGAGTTCATATCTGCTAAGATGCACTTTGTAACTACTACAATGCTTAGCTTTGGTGTAGGTGCTTCTTTCCAAGCTTTATTTGCTCGTGTTGGCGGCGGTATATTTACAAAAGCTGCTGACGTTGGTGCTGACTTGGTAGGTAAAGTTGAAGCTGGAATACCTGAAGATGATCCTAGAAACCCTGCTGTTATAGCTGACAACGTTGGTGATAACGTGGGTGACGTTGCTGGTATGGGTGCTGACCTTTATGAATCTTATGCAGGTTCTATACTAGCTGCTATGAGTTTAGGTTCTGCTGCTTTTGGTTATATTAATCCTGATATTAGCCCTATATATGCTGTATCTCTTCCTATGATACTTGCAGCTATTGGTACTCTTTCTTCTATAATAGGTGTATTCTTCGTTAAAACTAAAGAAGGTGCTACTATGGGAGAATTATTAAAATCTTTAAGAGTTGGTGTTTACGTGAGCAGTGCTATAATAATAGTAGTTGCTTTCATATTAGTAAAAATGCTTCTTCCAAACAACTTAGGCTTATTTGTTTCTATAATTGTAGGACTTATAGCTGGTAACGTTGTTGGTTTCTTTACAGAATATTACACTGCTGCTGAATACAGACCTACTCAATGGGTTGCTGAACAATCTAAGACTGGTCCTGCTACTGTTATAATCGGCGGACTTGCTGTTGGTATGCAATCTACTTTAATACCTGTTGTTACAGTAGTTGTTTCTATTATATTAGCATTTGGTTTTGCTGGCGGTTTTGGTTCGGGTGCTTCTGCATTTTCTCAAGGTTTATATGGTATTGCTTTAGCTTCTGTTGGTATGTTATCTACTTTAGGTATCACATTAGCTACAGACGCTTATGGTCCTATAGCTGACAATGCTGGCGGTAACGCTGAGATGTCTGGTCTTCCTGAGAGTGTTAGAGAGAGAACTGATGCTTTAGACTCTTTAGGTAATACTACTGCTGCTACTGGTAAAGGTTTTGCTATATGTTCTGCTGCTTTAACTGCTATGGCTTTGATTGCTGCTTATATAGAAGAGATTAAAGTTTCTTTAGGCAGAATGATTAATTCTGGTAATTTAACTTCTATTAATATAGGTACTATAGAGTATACTGCTAACACACCTTCAGAATTATACCAAAAAATAGTTTATAGCTTACATATGAATGAGTTTATGAATGCTTTCAATATTCACTTGATGAACCCTAAAGTATTAGTTGGTATATTTATCGGTGCTATGTTAGTATTCTTCTTCTGTGCTTTAACTATGAAAGCTGTTGGTCGTGCTGCTGCTGGAGTTGTTGAGGAAGTTAGAAGACAGTTCAGAGAGATTAAAGGTTTATTAGCTGGAGAGGCTGGAGTTAAAGCTGATTATGAAAAAGCTGTTCAAATCTGTACTAAATCTGCTCAAAAAGAGATGATTGTTCCTTCTGTACTTGCTATAGTTGTACCTGTTGTTGTTGGTTTTATATTTGGTGTACCTGCTGTTATAGGTATGTTAGTGGGTGGTTTAACTTCTGGTTTTGCTATGGCTGTTATGATGTCTAATGCTGGTGGTGCTTGGGACAATGCTAAAAAATATATTGAAGCTGGTAATTTAGGCGGTAAGAAGATAGTTGATGAAAATGGTAACAAAATCACTAACCCTAATCATGCTGCTGCTGTTATAGGTGATACTGTTGGTGACCCATTCAAAGATACTTCTGGACCAAGCTTAAACATTCTTATTAAACTTATGAGCTTAATAAGTGTTGTATTTGCTGGTGCGGTTGTTGCTTTCTCACCAAAAATTCAAGCTTTACTTGGTATAGCTGACCAAATTATTAAGTAATAAATTTTATTTAATATAAATATATAAGCTGCTTGACTATAAAAGTTGGGCAGCTTTTTTTGTATAAAGTTCAATATTTATAATAATTAGAATAAATGTTCTATATGTACTATTTTTATTTAATCTAATTAAATCATAATATTATATTTACATAATCTAAATATAAAAATTACATATTGTGTTGACATTAAACAAATTTTAATATAAACTCGCACTCTATACAACAACAATATAAGGAATACATTATGAAAAATAGACACTCTATTAGGGTTAAGATGCCTATAGTAATCAGCTTGCTTAGTACATTTTTTTTAGTTTTGATAGTTGTTATATTGTCCATTAGATCCAATAAAATAATAAAAGAATCCACTTTATCTGGATTTGATAATACAGTTACTGGTTATAAAGAAATGTTGGATACTTGGTTAGATGATCAGAGAAATTTAATAAGAACTTATTCAGTATCTCCTACTGTAATATCGTATCTTTTGAATAGAGATGCTGTTGATATAAGGCCTGTGCTTGCTGAGTTCGAGGCAATTAATGATTTGGTTTTAGATATAGGTTTAACTGATACAAATGGTATAATATTAGATAACGTAAATGGAGTAAAAATAGGTGAGAATATTATTACCATTAGAACAAATATTTTAAATATATTAAAAGCTAACAATAATCAAGCTTCTTTTGATGATCAATTACAAAAATCTGTTGCGGATAATAAATGGTCTTTGGCAGCTCTTTCTGGAGTATTTTATAATGGGGAGCATATAGGAAATGTATATATTATAATGGATTGGGAAGATTTATCTATAAGGCTTCAAGATTTAAAACTTCCTGAAAGAACAAGGATATTTGCTGTAGATGATGATAGGAATATAGTTTTAGATACTAAAAATGAGCTTAATACTAAAGCTAATGAGGCTTATGAACAAATTATTACTTCTAATAAATTATCTGGATATATGACTTACATATCTTCTGTTAGTCATGATTCAAGA
This is a stretch of genomic DNA from Brachyspira sp. SAP_772. It encodes these proteins:
- a CDS encoding sodium-translocating pyrophosphatase; the protein is MKYEILAQNARFFTISAAILTLAFAFYFYKWMRKQDEGTDKMKEIASHVRSGAIAYLKQQYRVIAFFFAGAFIIFAILSYALKVQNPFIPIGFLTGGFFSTLSGFLGMKTATYASARTANAASKSLNQGLTIAFRSGAVMGLTVVGLALFDISMWFIILNAWLDNSWFNTDFLALGNIARDSSEFISAKMHFVTTTMLSFGVGASFQALFARVGGGIFTKAADVGADLVGKVEAGIPEDDPRNPAVIADNVGDNVGDVAGMGADLYESYAGSILAAMSLGSAAFGYINPDISPIYAVSLPMILAAIGTLSSIIGVFFVKTKEGATMGELLKSLRVGVYVSSAIIIVVAFILVKMLLPNNLGLFVSIIVGLIAGNVVGFFTEYYTAAEYRPTQWVAEQSKTGPATVIIGGLAVGMQSTLIPVVTVVVSIILAFGFAGGFGSGASAFSQGLYGIALASVGMLSTLGITLATDAYGPIADNAGGNAEMSGLPESVRERTDALDSLGNTTAATGKGFAICSAALTAMALIAAYIEEIKVSLGRMINSGNLTSINIGTIEYTANTPSELYQKIVYSLHMNEFMNAFNIHLMNPKVLVGIFIGAMLVFFFCALTMKAVGRAAAGVVEEVRRQFREIKGLLAGEAGVKADYEKAVQICTKSAQKEMIVPSVLAIVVPVVVGFIFGVPAVIGMLVGGLTSGFAMAVMMSNAGGAWDNAKKYIEAGNLGGKKIVDENGNKITNPNHAAAVIGDTVGDPFKDTSGPSLNILIKLMSLISVVFAGAVVAFSPKIQALLGIADQIIK
- the mltG gene encoding endolytic transglycosylase MltG is translated as MKRALIIIVSIAVIFTISIGSLIIYTSSPISKDSQKVYFEIKQGEGAYNISKKLQEQGLIRNSRLFVVLAKHLKYDRKLLSGYYELDKNMSMIDIMKHLNSGKQAMVRLTIAEGKNIYEIANYLDNQGFTTKEEFLKACHDKKILEKYNIPSDSVEGYIFPSTYYIVKGNSAEVLVTHMIDSLFKEFPDLEERAKQIGRTVHEVLTMASIVEKEMGPNDDPKLIASVYYNRLNIDKRLEADPTTIYAMTLVKGDYIEKPNLRYDDLRMVHPYNTYKNTGLPPGPICSSGAKAIEASLNPAKTDYIFFVADGTGKHAFSVTYEEHLRNIDKYILKK